A window of the Ardenticatenales bacterium genome harbors these coding sequences:
- a CDS encoding Eco57I restriction-modification methylase domain-containing protein, producing MNKQHAIDLVRDTFESPFRRDHFANFIGRLLNQIELDPFTYTGSFIPDAFHNYVSKYERLGKYTDDQGRRVDVLVVYLKRDTAVERARATQRRFIAGYLQGKYGSDVDKDAALVAFVSAENMDDWRFSLVKLETRLVATAKGVTKAVDEFTPARRWSFLVGANEKSHTAQTRFVPIMQETERNPTLAQLEEAFNIEKVTREFFEKYRDLFIRTKAELDKAVAANPKARADLAAKGVDTVNLAKKLLGQIVFLYYLQKKGWFGVPRDGAWGEGSKQFLRELFNGAHGPYVNFFNDILEPLFYEALRIDRGHDDHYYSRFNCRIPFLNGGLFDPMGNYDWVHADILLPNDLFSNQNKTKEGDTGNGILDIFDRYNFTVREDEPFEKEVAIDPELLGKAYEKFNAIRPDNYAEFVRVLGSGRKGEESKFNKQYGVYYTPREIVHYMCRHSLIHYLATSLDGQASQADITALIERGEDWRENDARVIKEGRETDTYPFAAPPAIRANAALLDEKLAAITVCDPAVGSGAFPVGMMSEIVRARGTLTTYLPDLRSDRSPYAFKRACIEHALYGVDIDPGAVEIAKLRLWLSLIVEEEDIRRIKPLPNLDYKIVCGNSLIGFPDSYQTAIGQEISDLMRQHFNETNVTRKNELKAAIDAKIESRYANSRRVLGYMVNFDFKTVFADVFQQNGGFDLVIANPPYVRQEEIKTLKPTLQKQFACYTGTADLFVYFFEKGVRLLRDNGLLTFICSNKYFRSGYGQKLRRFLGSQTRVRQIIDFGDAPIFEAIAYPSILLTQKAEPDDNAFKALTWARGEPLERFDEVLATRFFTMRQRDLGADGWRLEQKEVLALLAKLRRAGTPLGEYVRGRFYYGIKTGLNEAFVVDRATRDRLIAAHPSSVEILKPFLRGRDVKRWQVFSQDLWLIFTRRGIKIDEYPSIKKHLLQYKEQLMPKPKNWRGPWPGRKVGSYEWFEIQDNIAYWQEFEQPKIIIPAITQNAEYALDMRSFYGNDKTSICVSDDVHYLSGLLNSKLLWWYIQQVAASRQGGFYEFKPMYVTAIPIAETNDKCPVETLVRQILSARQANPQADVSAWEAEIDRLVYALYGLTEAEIAIVERRGH from the coding sequence ATGAACAAACAACACGCCATTGACCTCGTTCGTGACACGTTTGAATCCCCCTTTCGCCGCGACCATTTTGCTAATTTCATCGGCCGTTTGCTCAACCAGATAGAGCTTGATCCCTTCACTTACACCGGCTCATTCATCCCCGACGCTTTCCACAATTATGTGAGCAAATATGAACGGTTGGGCAAATATACCGATGACCAAGGCCGCCGGGTCGATGTGCTGGTTGTTTACTTAAAGCGGGACACGGCTGTTGAACGCGCTCGCGCTACCCAACGCCGCTTCATTGCCGGGTATCTGCAAGGCAAATATGGCTCCGATGTGGATAAGGATGCGGCTCTGGTGGCTTTTGTGTCCGCCGAGAACATGGATGACTGGCGGTTTTCCCTGGTCAAATTGGAAACGCGCCTGGTAGCCACGGCAAAAGGGGTCACCAAGGCGGTGGACGAGTTTACCCCGGCTCGCCGTTGGTCGTTTCTGGTGGGGGCGAATGAAAAAAGCCACACGGCCCAAACCCGGTTTGTGCCCATCATGCAGGAAACGGAGCGCAACCCGACGCTGGCACAGTTGGAAGAGGCGTTTAATATCGAAAAAGTCACCAGGGAGTTTTTCGAGAAGTACCGTGATCTGTTTATTCGCACCAAAGCGGAGTTGGATAAGGCGGTGGCGGCCAACCCCAAAGCGCGGGCGGATTTAGCCGCCAAAGGGGTGGATACGGTCAATCTGGCGAAGAAGTTGTTGGGGCAGATTGTCTTTTTGTATTACTTGCAAAAGAAGGGGTGGTTTGGCGTGCCACGGGATGGGGCGTGGGGCGAAGGCTCGAAGCAGTTTTTGCGCGAACTGTTCAATGGCGCACATGGCCCTTACGTTAACTTCTTCAACGACATTCTCGAACCCCTCTTTTACGAAGCCCTGCGTATTGACCGCGGTCACGACGATCATTACTACAGCCGCTTTAACTGCCGCATTCCCTTCCTCAACGGCGGACTGTTTGACCCCATGGGCAATTATGATTGGGTACACGCGGATATTTTGCTGCCCAATGACCTCTTTTCTAACCAGAATAAGACGAAGGAAGGGGACACGGGTAACGGCATTTTGGACATCTTCGACCGCTACAACTTTACGGTGCGCGAAGACGAGCCGTTTGAAAAAGAAGTCGCTATTGACCCGGAACTGTTGGGGAAGGCGTATGAAAAGTTTAATGCCATTCGCCCGGACAATTACGCCGAATTTGTGCGCGTGCTGGGCAGCGGCAGGAAGGGGGAAGAGAGTAAATTCAACAAGCAGTATGGGGTTTATTATACGCCGCGGGAGATTGTGCATTATATGTGCCGGCATTCTCTCATCCACTACCTGGCAACATCCCTCGACGGCCAGGCAAGCCAGGCGGACATAACCGCCTTGATTGAGCGCGGTGAAGATTGGCGCGAAAACGATGCGCGCGTAATTAAAGAAGGGCGCGAGACCGACACATACCCCTTCGCCGCCCCGCCCGCCATCCGGGCAAACGCCGCCTTGCTGGATGAGAAACTGGCGGCCATCACCGTTTGCGACCCGGCAGTGGGCAGCGGCGCTTTTCCCGTGGGCATGATGAGCGAGATTGTGCGCGCGCGGGGGACGCTGACCACCTACCTCCCAGACCTGCGATCTGACCGGTCCCCCTACGCCTTTAAGCGAGCGTGCATTGAACACGCCCTGTACGGGGTGGACATTGACCCCGGCGCGGTGGAGATTGCCAAACTGCGCCTCTGGCTTTCCTTGATTGTAGAGGAGGAGGACATCCGGCGGATCAAGCCGCTGCCCAACCTCGATTACAAAATTGTGTGCGGCAATTCGTTGATTGGCTTCCCGGACAGCTACCAGACGGCCATTGGGCAAGAGATCAGCGATCTGATGCGTCAACATTTCAACGAGACGAACGTCACGCGCAAAAATGAACTGAAAGCGGCGATTGACGCTAAAATTGAGAGCCGCTATGCCAACTCCCGGCGCGTCCTGGGCTATATGGTGAACTTCGACTTCAAAACGGTCTTTGCCGACGTATTCCAGCAAAATGGGGGCTTTGATCTGGTCATCGCCAACCCGCCTTACGTGCGCCAAGAAGAGATCAAGACGCTAAAGCCGACGCTGCAAAAGCAGTTTGCGTGCTACACCGGCACTGCGGACCTCTTTGTCTACTTTTTTGAAAAAGGGGTACGCCTGCTGCGCGACAACGGCCTGCTAACTTTTATTTGCTCTAACAAATATTTTCGCTCCGGCTATGGCCAGAAATTGCGCCGATTTTTAGGGAGTCAGACCAGAGTGCGCCAAATTATAGATTTTGGCGACGCGCCCATTTTTGAGGCGATTGCTTACCCCAGTATCTTGCTTACGCAAAAGGCTGAACCCGATGACAACGCTTTCAAAGCGTTGACCTGGGCGAGGGGGGAACCGCTGGAACGATTCGACGAAGTGTTGGCAACCAGATTCTTCACCATGCGTCAACGTGATTTAGGGGCTGATGGCTGGCGGCTGGAGCAAAAAGAGGTGCTGGCATTATTGGCAAAATTGCGCCGGGCGGGAACGCCCTTGGGGGAGTACGTCCGGGGACGATTTTACTACGGCATTAAAACCGGGCTGAATGAAGCGTTCGTGGTAGACCGTGCCACCCGCGACCGGCTGATTGCCGCACATCCCTCCTCGGTGGAAATTTTGAAACCATTCCTGCGCGGCCGGGACGTTAAGCGGTGGCAGGTGTTTTCCCAAGATTTGTGGCTTATTTTCACCCGTCGTGGAATCAAAATTGATGAATATCCAAGTATTAAAAAACACCTGCTGCAATACAAAGAACAACTGATGCCCAAACCCAAAAATTGGCGAGGTCCATGGCCAGGGCGTAAAGTCGGTAGCTACGAATGGTTTGAGATTCAGGACAACATCGCCTACTGGCAAGAGTTTGAACAACCGAAGATCATCATTCCTGCCATCACCCAAAACGCCGAATACGCACTTGATATGAGGAGTTTTTATGGCAATGACAAGACATCCATTTGTGTTTCTGACGATGTTCACTATTTGAGCGGCCTTCTCAATTCAAAACTACTCTGGTGGTACATTCAGCAAGTAGCCGCTTCGCGGCAGGGTGGTTTTTATGAGTTCAAGCCGATGTATGTGACTGCAATCCCTATTGCAGAAACAAACGACAAATGTCCTGTTGAGACCCTCGTCAGGCAAATCCTGTCCGCCAGACAGGCCAACCCACAGGCGGACGTGAGCGCGTGGGAAGCGGAGATTGACCGCCTCGTCTACGCCCTTTACGGCCTCACGGAAGCGGAAATCGCCATTGTCGAAAGGCGGGGCCATTGA
- a CDS encoding type II toxin-antitoxin system VapC family toxin codes for MIAVFDTNIVIDALNGVEAADVEYGRYERVLISRITWMEVLVGAQGNDADLRDFLESYFEVMSLDLIVAEAAIQIRRTQRIRLPDAIIWATARTNNAILVTRNTRDFPPDQPGIHLPYTL; via the coding sequence ATGATCGCTGTTTTTGACACCAATATCGTGATTGATGCCTTGAATGGTGTGGAAGCAGCCGATGTAGAATATGGCCGATATGAACGTGTTCTCATCAGCCGCATCACCTGGATGGAAGTTCTTGTTGGAGCGCAAGGTAATGATGCCGATTTACGTGATTTTTTAGAGAGCTACTTCGAGGTTATGTCGCTGGATTTGATTGTAGCTGAGGCGGCCATACAAATTCGCCGGACGCAACGCATCCGTTTACCCGATGCCATTATTTGGGCGACAGCCCGTACCAACAACGCCATTCTGGTGACGCGCAATACCAGAGATTTCCCACCTGATCAGCCAGGGATCCACCTGCCTTACACCCTGTAA
- a CDS encoding DUF2281 domain-containing protein yields the protein MTLIEQIEKQLQGLPMEKQTEVLDFILFLQQRVAMTSPSKRRSLKKHPAFGAWQERHIDALAYQQEIRAEWGSE from the coding sequence ATGACTCTGATTGAGCAAATTGAAAAACAGTTACAGGGTTTGCCAATGGAAAAACAGACAGAGGTGCTGGATTTCATCCTCTTTTTGCAACAGCGCGTAGCGATGACATCTCCGTCAAAGCGACGTTCCTTAAAAAAACATCCGGCTTTTGGCGCATGGCAAGAGCGGCACATTGACGCGCTGGCATATCAACAGGAGATCCGCGCCGAATGGGGGTCTGAATGA
- a CDS encoding helicase produces MTTDLTFITNENSRTLRDRFNVLIKDARFFDCLVGYFYTSGFYAIHHALAATEKIRILIGISTDQRTYDLITNAQREQQLEFHLPPAEAKQAYAELVEKELEESPDNADTEDGVARFIAWIRSGKLEIKVYPSRKIHAKLYIVTFPEGGRDVGRVITGSSNLTQSGLVENLEFNVELKNSADYYFARQKFEELWADAVDISEKYIETIQTRTWLNQDITPYQLFLKFLYEYFKGELSRSDELFTNYLPDKFMKLEYQEQAVLNARKILEEYGGVFVSDVVGLGKTYIATLLAGQLDGRTLIIAPPALLDRDNPGSWPNAFSDFKIPADYQSVGKLDDILANGTQRYTNIIIDEAHRFRTETNVTYEKLAEICRGKRVILVTATPYNNSPKDILSQIKLFQNARKSSIPNLPDLESFFGKLQRKLDGLDRQRDNTEYLRVVRENAREIREKVLKYLMVRRTRAEIVRYFGKDLATQNLKFPEVNNPEPLFYELDEQEDAIFNRTIALISQQFTYARYTPLLYYKGKVDQLEAQSQRNMGRFMKILLVKRLESSFFAFRKSVDRFIRSYELFIAGFEKGHVYLSKKHTQKIFELLEQDDDEAVQQLLDEGKAERLNSEDFRDHFLSDLRHDLAILQEVQALWRQVRRDPKLVALLEKLKRNQLLRENKLILFTESKETAEYLTEYVNQANSNQALCFTGGSGEATQRIVIENFDAKARHPKDDYRILITTEVLSEGVNLHRANVVINYDIPWNPTRLMQRVGRINRVDTPFDAIYTFNFFPTRQANDEIKLKEAAEAKINAFLTLLGGDAALLTEGEPVGSHELFNRLVSKETVTGEDEEEVSELKYLTLIKEIRDNDPDTFAKIKRLPKKARSGKQSDHYPHSLVTYFRRGKVQKFFMATGELESVELDFVTAAGLLACMVTDKRKRLPQTYFDLLDRNKEAFVYATTEEMVEPATRRRQDSTRQLLRILKTVFRQTEQLTDEQELYAKMVVARLEAGGLPKQTVKTALNQVKKISVATISPLKVLAVLQTTVPARLLESHYAEQNPRAAGKREVILSMYLAE; encoded by the coding sequence ATGACCACAGACCTTACGTTTATCACCAACGAAAATAGTCGGACTCTAAGAGATAGATTTAACGTTCTGATCAAAGATGCGCGCTTCTTTGATTGCCTGGTTGGGTACTTTTACACCAGCGGTTTTTATGCTATCCATCATGCGTTAGCCGCAACCGAGAAGATTAGAATCCTTATTGGTATTAGTACCGATCAGCGCACATATGACCTGATCACCAATGCCCAACGGGAGCAGCAGCTAGAATTCCATCTCCCTCCGGCTGAGGCCAAACAAGCATACGCCGAATTAGTGGAAAAAGAGTTGGAGGAATCGCCCGACAACGCTGACACGGAAGATGGTGTGGCCCGTTTTATCGCCTGGATCAGAAGTGGTAAGCTGGAAATCAAGGTTTATCCTTCGCGGAAAATCCACGCCAAATTATATATCGTCACTTTTCCTGAAGGAGGTCGGGATGTTGGTCGGGTCATTACCGGCTCCAGCAATCTCACCCAGTCCGGGTTAGTGGAGAATCTGGAATTTAACGTTGAATTGAAGAACAGCGCCGATTACTACTTTGCCAGACAGAAATTTGAGGAACTTTGGGCCGACGCCGTAGACATCAGCGAAAAATACATCGAAACTATCCAAACCAGAACCTGGCTCAATCAGGACATTACACCCTATCAACTCTTTTTGAAGTTCTTGTATGAGTATTTCAAAGGGGAATTGAGTCGTTCTGATGAACTGTTTACGAACTACCTGCCGGACAAGTTTATGAAACTGGAATATCAGGAACAGGCCGTCCTGAACGCCAGGAAGATTTTGGAAGAGTATGGCGGCGTGTTTGTTTCTGATGTGGTGGGCCTGGGCAAAACGTATATTGCGACCTTGTTGGCCGGGCAATTGGACGGGCGAACGCTGATCATTGCGCCGCCTGCTTTGCTAGATCGAGACAATCCCGGCTCCTGGCCCAACGCTTTCTCCGATTTCAAAATACCGGCCGATTATCAATCGGTGGGCAAACTGGACGATATTCTGGCGAATGGTACACAAAGATATACCAATATCATCATTGATGAAGCCCATCGCTTTCGCACGGAAACCAATGTGACTTATGAGAAACTGGCGGAAATCTGCCGCGGTAAACGGGTCATTCTGGTTACGGCGACCCCCTATAACAATTCACCTAAAGACATTCTGAGCCAGATTAAACTATTCCAGAACGCGCGAAAAAGCAGTATCCCCAATTTGCCCGATCTGGAATCCTTCTTTGGCAAGCTGCAAAGAAAGCTAGATGGGCTAGATCGGCAAAGAGACAACACCGAGTACCTGCGGGTGGTGCGCGAAAATGCCCGTGAGATACGGGAAAAGGTGTTGAAGTATCTCATGGTACGGCGCACGAGAGCCGAAATCGTGCGTTATTTTGGTAAGGACCTGGCCACGCAGAATCTCAAATTCCCGGAAGTGAATAACCCGGAGCCTCTTTTTTATGAACTAGACGAGCAAGAAGACGCCATTTTTAACCGCACCATTGCCCTGATCTCGCAGCAGTTTACCTATGCCCGCTATACCCCTTTGTTGTATTACAAGGGCAAGGTCGATCAATTGGAAGCGCAGTCGCAGCGGAATATGGGGCGGTTTATGAAAATTTTGCTGGTCAAACGATTGGAAAGTAGCTTTTTTGCTTTTCGTAAATCGGTTGACCGGTTTATTCGTTCCTACGAGCTGTTTATTGCCGGGTTTGAAAAGGGACACGTTTATCTGAGCAAAAAACATACCCAGAAAATTTTCGAATTGCTGGAACAGGATGATGATGAAGCCGTACAACAATTGTTAGATGAAGGCAAGGCGGAACGGTTGAACAGCGAGGATTTTCGGGACCATTTCTTGTCAGATTTACGCCATGATTTAGCCATTTTGCAGGAAGTTCAGGCGTTATGGCGACAGGTTAGGCGCGATCCCAAGTTGGTGGCTTTACTGGAGAAACTGAAGCGGAATCAACTACTGCGCGAAAACAAGCTGATCCTTTTTACGGAATCGAAGGAAACGGCTGAATATCTCACTGAATACGTCAACCAAGCTAATTCCAACCAGGCGCTCTGCTTTACTGGCGGCTCCGGCGAAGCGACGCAGCGGATTGTGATCGAAAATTTCGATGCCAAAGCCCGCCATCCTAAGGATGATTACCGCATCCTCATCACCACTGAGGTTCTCTCGGAAGGGGTGAATCTGCATCGCGCCAATGTGGTCATCAATTACGACATTCCCTGGAACCCCACCCGCCTGATGCAACGCGTGGGGCGCATTAACCGTGTCGATACGCCGTTTGATGCCATTTATACCTTTAACTTTTTTCCCACGCGCCAGGCTAACGATGAAATCAAACTCAAAGAGGCAGCCGAAGCCAAGATTAACGCTTTTCTGACTTTATTGGGCGGGGATGCGGCCTTGCTCACGGAGGGAGAGCCGGTTGGCTCGCACGAGTTGTTCAACCGATTGGTCTCGAAAGAGACGGTGACGGGCGAGGATGAGGAAGAGGTGTCGGAGCTAAAATACCTGACACTGATTAAGGAGATTCGGGATAATGATCCAGACACGTTTGCCAAAATTAAACGACTGCCGAAAAAGGCCCGTTCTGGTAAACAGAGCGACCATTACCCGCATTCGCTGGTAACGTATTTCCGTCGTGGCAAGGTGCAAAAGTTCTTTATGGCGACCGGCGAGTTGGAAAGTGTGGAACTGGATTTCGTGACGGCGGCCGGCTTGTTGGCATGCATGGTCACGGACAAGCGAAAGAGACTTCCCCAAACCTATTTTGACTTGCTAGACAGGAACAAAGAGGCGTTTGTTTATGCCACCACCGAAGAGATGGTCGAACCGGCTACGCGACGGAGGCAGGACAGTACACGGCAACTTCTCCGTATTTTGAAGACGGTTTTTAGGCAAACGGAGCAACTAACTGATGAGCAGGAACTGTACGCAAAGATGGTGGTTGCCCGGTTGGAAGCAGGCGGGCTGCCCAAGCAGACGGTGAAAACGGCCCTGAATCAGGTGAAAAAGATAAGCGTGGCGACGATCAGCCCGCTAAAGGTGTTGGCTGTCTTGCAAACGACTGTGCCGGCACGTTTACTCGAGAGCCACTATGCGGAACAGAATCCCCGCGCTGCCGGCAAGCGCGAAGTCATATTATCTATGTATCTGGCGGAGTAG
- the rdgB gene encoding RdgB/HAM1 family non-canonical purine NTP pyrophosphatase → MKQQLLVASHNQGKVAEFADMLGELDVAWLGLADVGVSFSVEESGTTLAENAILKAAAYARASGLLTLADDTGLFVDALDGEPGIYPARYGGPDLTPRQRYERLLRALADVPWEARTARFRCVIALARPTGVVGTVEGVCEGFIATTPAGTHGFGYDPVFYVSALGRTLAEMMPAQKHQISHRGKAIHALIPLLRGTLP, encoded by the coding sequence ATGAAGCAGCAGTTATTGGTGGCATCCCATAATCAAGGAAAAGTAGCTGAGTTTGCCGATATGTTGGGAGAACTGGACGTGGCGTGGTTGGGGCTGGCGGACGTGGGCGTCTCATTTTCCGTGGAGGAGTCGGGAACGACGCTGGCGGAAAATGCCATCCTCAAGGCGGCGGCCTACGCCCGTGCCAGTGGGCTGCTCACGCTGGCGGACGATACGGGGCTGTTTGTGGATGCGCTCGATGGGGAGCCGGGTATCTATCCTGCGCGTTATGGCGGACCTGATCTGACGCCGAGGCAGCGGTATGAGCGGTTGCTGCGCGCGCTGGCGGACGTGCCCTGGGAGGCGCGCACGGCCCGTTTCCGCTGCGTGATTGCCCTCGCGCGTCCTACAGGCGTAGTCGGCACGGTTGAGGGCGTCTGCGAGGGGTTTATTGCCACGACCCCGGCGGGCACGCACGGGTTCGGCTATGACCCGGTGTTTTATGTTTCTGCTTTGGGGCGGACGTTGGCGGAGATGATGCCGGCACAAAAACACCAGATCAGCCACCGCGGCAAAGCCATCCACGCCCTCATCCCCCTCCTGCGCGGCACCCTGCCATGA
- a CDS encoding DUF177 domain-containing protein, giving the protein MGAKKLSPLRFNFGFLLEADLGTSREIELDYPVIRIAADVTLSPLQGVFQATRTSRGIYIQGNLHSHIAVECARCLTETMLPITIHLDDLYYSQGPVPTGEYRIGENGILDLAPLVREVSLLEVPMQPICRPDCRGLCVTCGQNLNEGTCNCETDDIDPRLAALRALLPGATDEN; this is encoded by the coding sequence ATGGGCGCAAAAAAACTCTCTCCCTTGCGGTTCAATTTCGGGTTCTTGCTGGAAGCCGACCTGGGGACCAGCCGCGAGATCGAACTAGACTATCCCGTTATCCGCATCGCCGCGGACGTGACCCTCAGCCCGTTGCAGGGGGTGTTTCAAGCCACGCGCACGTCAAGGGGCATCTACATTCAGGGCAATCTGCACAGCCATATTGCCGTGGAGTGCGCGCGCTGCCTGACGGAGACGATGTTGCCGATCACCATTCACCTGGATGATCTGTACTACTCCCAGGGTCCCGTGCCCACGGGCGAGTATCGCATCGGGGAGAACGGGATTTTGGACCTGGCCCCCCTGGTGCGGGAAGTGAGCCTGCTGGAAGTGCCCATGCAGCCCATCTGCCGCCCCGATTGTCGCGGTCTGTGCGTCACCTGTGGCCAAAATTTGAATGAGGGGACGTGCAACTGCGAGACGGACGACATCGATCCCCGGTTGGCGGCGCTGCGCGCGTTGTTGCCCGGCGCCACGGATGAGAATTAA